The Quercus lobata isolate SW786 chromosome 4, ValleyOak3.0 Primary Assembly, whole genome shotgun sequence genome segment AATCATTGGGGAGAGCCTTGATTTAATTAAATATGTAGACAGCAATTTTGAAGGGCCTTGTCTTCTCCCCAATGTAAGATTTGACAATTCATTGTGCCCTTCTCTAACTCTTTTGGAATTTGACAAAAGTTATGATGTGAGTGTAGGATCCTGCTAAAAAAGAGTTTGCTGAGGAATTTATAGCTCTCATTGATTCCTTGATCAACATGACAGTGCACAAATCATTCAAAGGAGACACAGTCAAAGAAGCCGGTAAGAATTAAAACTTGCTGCCTATTGAGTCTTGACACCATTTTGTATAGAAGCTAGGCTCACGAAAACCTTAAATTAACTTGCATCAGGTCCTGATTTTGACCATCTGGAGAATGCTCTTCACAAATTTGATGATGGGCCTTTCTTCCTTGGCCATGAGTTCAGTTTGGTAATTAACTTGActgttatttttatctattgtTGGTTCTGTCTTGTTAAATTCGCATTAAACATAGTAAAGATTCAGAATTTATTTTGCCTGTACTAAAGACCAAGATTATTTAGCAATATATATAGGGACAGTGGAAACTGTTGTGAAACTTTGTGACCTTCAGGTGGACATAGCTTGCATCCCGTTTGTTGAAAGATTCCAAATCTTATTTTCAACATTGTGGAATTATGACATCACCACAGGAAGGCCTAAACTTGCTAGGTGGATCAAGGTAACTTAAAACTCATTAAATGTTTAGTGATAATTGCTAGTTCTAATGGTCTTGAATTTACAAATTAGAAGATTAATTATCTCCCCcaattggttaaaatttaattcttttaagtCAACAATCTTTACTGTTCCATTTGGATTAAGAGGTAGAGAGAGTAGTTATTAGGGTAGAGTTGGCCAGAAATTAggctactctactctactcccatTTGCTCCCCCTCCCTCCTGCAATGGGCCCAATGGGGCATACTTGCACATGCTATATCTATATTTTACATTCTTGTCTCTTTAAACATGGCTTTGAAGGAGGTTTGAATCCCTTAATGTATTGGAACTCTTGGTTCTTGAATGGTAATTATTCATGTCAACCCTTGTGCAGGAGTTAAACAAGATCAATGCTTATAAGACAACGAAGGCGGATCCCAAAGTGGTTCTTGAATCATATGAGGCCCACATTTAGGTACTAATTACTTAGTACATGGAAATggaattatgaattttatttcgTTAAATACTCTTATTTTCGTTAGGAATCCTTTTTAACCACTCTTTAATCTAATTTTGTTCCTCAGGCTCAGCACTGAACATGACAGGGGCAGCACAGTTCCTTTGGACAAGTGGCTGTCTGCCTTTGTGCactgtttatttttatattttaaatgtcTTATGCGTGTATGTATAGTAGGTAATAGTTGAAAACATGGACAGCGTGTGGTCAGCATGTAtgaatttcttaaataaatagaACTATGGGTTTGGTCTtgtaataaaaagatatttttcttttctttttataacaAAAGATATTGTTACAAACGTTTTGTTACATACTTTGTCACAACTCGCATATGTAAGTCTATCATTGGTACTTGGTGAAAAGTAATCCaattagagcattagcatcaggCGTTCTATCTCAAATACCATTTGCACAGCGCGTGGATCACCAGGAACTATAAGGTTATTTTCACCACTTTTTGTCCTGTTTGTTCCCATTCCTTATTTTGTTGTTAGAATTCATCTTAAGCTGTCTAATACTGCTTTTTCTAGCttctaatttcaattaaaaGACAAATCCTTTAGCCCTTCTGGGATCATTTGCCCTTTTccttttatgggttttttttttttttttttggtttaatttaatttaatatctATGTTGGTGAATATCTTGAGGTGCAGGGATTATATGACAAGATTAAAGTAGTTCCAATTAACCTTCAAAATAGGCCTGCTTGGTACAAAGAGGAAGTCTACCCTGAAAACAAGGTGGTATCTTATTGTAAATATGTCTATCTAATGCATACTTGATTGTGctgtttgattttcttgattgaTCATCAAATTTTCCATATTAACAGGTACCTTCATTGGAatacaaaggaaaaataattgGAAACTTTGAAGGGCCTTCTCTTCTCCCCAATGTAAGATTTACATAATTTATTCATGCCCTTAAAAAAACACTCTCCCTATCTTGGAATTATACTAAATCTAtgatgtgaaaatattgtaggaTCCTGCTAAAAAACAGTTCGCTGAAGATTTGTTAGCCTATGGCCCTACACCGATACCTTCAACAAGACAGTGTACACATCATTCAAAGGAGACACAGCTAAAGAAGCTGGTAAGATTTAAAACTATCTGCCTCTTGAGTCTTGTCGGCATTTTATATAGAAGAATCGCTAAAACTTCAAACTTCCATCGGGTGCTGCTTTTGACCACCTAGAGAATGCTCTTGGTAAATTTGAAGATTGGCCTTTCTTCCTTGGCCATGAGTTCAGTTTGGTAAGTTGACTTCTCCATTATGttatttttatcattctttGGTGCTGTATTGCTTGCCTTTTGTTCATTCATTGACCATGGTATATTCTTTTTAAACATATTAAAGAgtcaagactttttttttttttacctatgcTACAGACAATGACTATTTAGCCATATATATGGGAAGTGGAAACCAGTAATATAGTTATTAAAcgatattttttataatatgagTATTTCTCCTTTGATTTATGAGCTATGCGATCTTCAGGTGGACGTAGCTTACATCCCTTTTGTTGAAAGATTTCAAATCTTCTTTTTAGCATTGTGGAATTATGACATCACTGCAGAAGGCCCAAACTTGCAAGGTGGATTGAGGTAAGTTAGAACCCATTTGGTGTTTAGTGGCAATTGCGAGTTCTAGTGGTCTCAGATTTAGAGATTAATTAGTTCTAGAAGCTATACCTCATTTATCGGAACTGAATCAACTGATAGCTGTGGCTCGGAAGTTGTGGCATTGATTTGCAACATTAGGGTTACAGTTACTATAGATAATGGTAATAGATTTTGTGACTGAATGTTTGCCTTGCCCCCCAAAAGGCAGTACACGTCTTCGGTATTGTTTCTGAAACCTAAACGATAATGAATGTAGATTGATTGATAGTTGGAGGGAGATCtcttttattgatttgtgaTATCCTTTGTTTGAGTTGATCGAGCCTCATCATACTCTTCTGTTGAAGTTTAGAAACAATCAGTCTATCTGTTGCATGGTGGGGCATGCATGCAAATGCTATTTATACAAAACTTTATATTCTCTTCACTTAAAGCATGGTTTTGGAGgttaagagtcttgtaacttagTAACATTAACCAGTTCTTAGGTGGGGAACTTGTCCAGTCCCCATCTGCTCCCCCCCACTTGTTGTAAGGGGGGAAAATGGCTTTAAAGGAGACATGAGTTCCTAATGTGTCtgttttttggtttcttgaaTTATAATTGTTCTTGGTTCCTTGTGCAGGAGGTAAACAAGGTTGATGCTTATAAGCCAACAAAGACAGATCCCAAAGAGCTTGTCGAATTCTACAAGGCCCGCTTTTTGGTACTGTCAATTTAGTTCATGGAATTATGAATTTGACTTTGTTAAAGTTTTTCTACTCTTATTTTCCACGTGTATGCCTTTTGCTAACCCATCCTTAATCTAAATTTCTTTCTCAGGCTCACTAGTGAACAATCCAGCAGTTCTTTTGGATATTAATAAGCTAAATAAGTGGCTGTGTGCCTTTGTGTTCTGTACTAGTTGAAGATATGAATTGTCTCGGTGGGAGCTTGTGATCAGTATGCATGGATTACTTAAATAAATAGAAGTTGGTAATGTACTAAAACAGCTATTGTATGTTAATAAAtgataattatgtttttaacttggtttaaatatatgtttctttgaagACTTGTGAAGCAGATTGTTGATTGTTGATTCTCTAACAACTGGCTGGATTTTCCATTGACAATTTTGGCAATACACCTTAACTTGATACTATAACTAAatagtcacaactcacaagtaTAAACACTATCAGAATGTGTAGTCTGAAACTCTGAATACAAATGAGGATTAGGAATGACAAAATCAAGGgggaatttataatttatgtctCTACCTACCATTCTTtctaaacatgaaaaaaaaaaaataaataaataaataaaggttgGGGGGGTTTTGGTAGACAGTGGGCTCAGTGGAGATTGGAGAGCAGGAGTCAAGATTTTATCTTTGGGAATTGAGGGTAAAGCAtgaccaaaaaataagaaagaatcATTAGTCGAGAGTaagaaatatactaaaatttaaaattaaattaatatataaaaaatccaAACTATTGTTATTTAGTGTTAACAAAGTAtaaatgaaataagaaaatatttgcttcgacaaaaaataaaagacattattttaaattccaaatatcattatatgtgaatttttgtactagattttatgataatttatcttttaatgtacaaaatcaaagatttcatcaaaaaaccatcttcaattttgttgtaattctaattttgatgatatttatgactataaaaatcaaatattgtaattaatttcttataatctaaatcaaataaaaatcatatttattctCCAATTTGTTTAgtattcttttaattaaaataaataaatcgtcTTGTCGTTTTACTCGCCCAACATTATGTTCTATAATATGTCCAACATTTTACTAATGCGTTGTcaagtaaaaaggaaaattataaataaaaacaccaaaTTATTTAGGTGGCAATATGGAGTCATACAACAACATGAAATCATCCAAATTTCaaagtttaaactttaagaGTATTGTGCTTATCCAATATGAAAGTATCATATTTTAACCAACCGAGCCTGAAATTCACCAATATCAAGTTATGtaaagttgtgtaaaaatacatggtTGATTCATTAATCGTGTAAATTTATACAGACACTATTCATTtcgcaattaattttttattatttcttaacataaaaaaataaagttgatgATAGTTGTTGtgtgaaaaagataaaaaaaaaaaaatcataaaatcaaggaaattttatattttaataaaacttagtgtaaaatagataatctaatatgaaatattttaaaaaataattatgtaaaatataaaaaataaacttttatattaaaatagaaataaatttttgcATGAGGTTATCTGCTGTAACAATGAGTCCCAattttgtatttgaaaaagCAAACAACTAAAAAGTACTAAACTAAACAGTACTCACAtcaaaatttaggatttgaaatagAGTAAGCACACCCAAATACTCACACCAATTTAATGCAAGCACACGTTTCCTTCCTCATCTTAGCAATACAATGCCATGTGGTACGGCCAAAACTTCTAAGTCAAATTGCCCATATGCAAAATGATACTACTCAATCACTCTTGGATTCTGTAAGAGGGACGCTCTATGTATCCGCTACATGATAAAAGTTTCCTGGGGGACAAGCTCAAGAGTctatgggtttttgaaaattttcatattttctattgCTTATTTGTTTCTAGCAAGGACTTGGAATTCCTCCTTGTTGGCATGATAATTGTGTCTAGGCAAGGTTTTTGGAGAGGGTTTACATGGAAAAGCACCTCCTGCTTGTAAGGTGAGGGGGCTGAGGAAATTTTTTGAGTGTCATGTTACTTTGATACATATAATATTTAGTATTTGTAAATCTTGTTGCTATATGTCATAATAAATATTGAATATGGAATTTGTCGATGTAGCCTTAGTTTTGGGTGAGCCAAGTAAATTAGGTGTTCTTGTCTTGTGtgtgctttgatttttttttttttttttttttttttttttttaatcttgtttgtaTTTAGCATATCTTTATTAACTATCATTATTCGGTAAGTCTAATTACCTTAATAGGAAAATGTTAATTTAATCTGTTCTAATAATAATCTTACTGAAATCTAGATAACTATCATTACGAAGTAACTAATTAAATCAGCTGGACACACTTTTTTAGCTGAAAGGTTTTACATATGCCATTAACTAGGCTTGTGGCTTTGTCAACCTATCCTAATTTATGATAAATGGACTAATATGCTCTTTCATGGCATGAGTTACAAGTTCTAATGGAGCAATCATTTTAGTAGTGATTCATATAATGTTCATCTATTTGGTGGTCCTTTTTTAATTGCTATTCATCTAATAAGGGCATCATATATTTCTTTGCAAAGAGCTCCTCAAAATTGTTTGGTTAATTAAGGACTATCATATAACTCATCAACAACTAATGGTCAAAGCTGATTAATCTGAATGTTTCTCAACTCATTTTGGTAGATAGCTAGCTTTGCTATTTATCAGGCCACCATTGACTATTTGCTATCaagtcaaaaaatatttaaatattttgtttcaaattgtACAATGTGACGGTTCTCAACAATTTAAAACTGAggctcaaaaaagaaaagccaaCTAATTCACTTATTTACGACATTAGTATATTATATATTGTAGTTAATTGCACATTTTATTCCCCACTTGGGCTTGATTATGTAGCACccttaaacaaaagaaattgtGTAGATCTAGCTAGTGCAAACATTATTATCTCAGAAAcaggaacaaaattttattaattaccaCATTACATACCAAAGAAACATTAAAAACAAGTTGAGCTGAATTCCACTGAAAACGACCAAACATAAAAAggacaatgaaaaaaaattaaggaaagtAGTAACCCAAACTAATTAATCTTAGGTCCATTGCaccataaaatttaaatatcatatttttgtcCCTTTTGTTTGAGAATTACACACATAGTATCTCATCACTTGCCCTGAATACGCAAAGTAAATTCATGCAAGGCCAGAAGAACTCCCTTCAACCTCTCTTTGGTCTCTGCACTGATCAAGTTGCCATCTTTATCAAACTTTGCAGGTTGCTCGAATGCATTCAAGGAAAACAATGGCGTATTAATGAAATGAAGATCAATAAAAACTCCGACTTGGCGAAGATGATACTGTGCTCGTTCCCCACCACCATTTCCTCCAGTACTTACAATGGCAGCAGCCTTGTTAGCCCAAGCATTTGGTGGTCTAGATGCCCAGTCAATAGCATTTTTCATAGGTGCTAGCAAAAGAATGCAAAATACATGCACAAAAGTTATAAGTTATATATGTACATGAAAACTCATTTGACctaattaaaactttttttttaaatttctaatatttgacttaattaaaactataaaaaaaaaaaaaaaattttaaaaaaatataatgttctttttctttttatgtttttcccttgtaaaatatgccaaaatttaatgaatctTGTATAATTCATAAATTGGTTAAGAGCCTTTTCCTACATTTTCTAAGCATGATTCCAAACATATATTGTAAATCAAAACAGTTTTTGCTTCACCTGTCAGCTGTCactagagaaaagaaaaagaaacagatattatttttaaattctcttAGGTTCTAATGTTTAGGTTGTTATGCCATGCATagatatatttataaataaatagataaattataaataaaaaactgagaaacatatttcaaaatttttttcccggTATCAAATTAAATTTCACTTTAAATTGATGAGACATGCATGGAcagaaaattatattatttctaATAAAATCACAATCTTCTCCTACAAACTAGATTTCTTTTTTAGGGGGTGTTAAGTGCTTTTGAACTAGATTTAACACGATAACtgtcttgaattttttattaaattataatgaTTTATACAAAGAATAAATCATAGTTCAAAATCATCTATATGCACATCAAAATAAACAACTTAAAGAACTTCATATATTTCCACAAAGAAACAGCACAATATATtggagaatgagagagagataagaggGTACCAGCGATGGAAAAGTTGTACTCAGGCGAAGCAAACAGAATACTATcagcttcttttattttctgacGGAAAGCTTCAACTGCTGGTGGAAATGTTCCCTGGCCTTCAAGGTCAGTATTTAGCAAAGGCAGCTGGTTGATTTCTACTTGCTCAATTTGAATTTCTCTGACTGACTCTTGGCATAGTTGGATTGCTACAACAAATTAATTACAACCCCATCATATAATGAAACTCAtttcaaattaagaaaaatgtatcaacaaaaaattaaagaaataacttcatcaacaaataaattaatatccttctataataaataaacaaatttgaaCACGTAATCTCGTTTGGTTATAAACGAAATTACATACCAGCTCGAACGAGGCCTCGGTGGAAGGAACCTTCACGGAGAGACCCACATACTGCTGCCACTTTGATTATAGGTTTCGccatctttctctttctttgtgttTCAAATCGTGTAGAAATAACTTGAATGAGTATGTAAAAATGTCCAAATGCTATgcaattttctctcttttatgtaaaagagagaaaatttataTGAAACCTGGAGCTATGATGttgattaatataaaaaagagtTATGTTATTGTTGGATAATGATCAGACGGTGTAAATCTTTTTACGTTATGTGAAGGGTTTGCATGTAGACGTGATTCTTGAATGTGTTAGTATGTCAACGGTCAACGAAATGAGATGTTCTAAATTCTAACATGATGTATGGCCAATTCTAGAAGATTACAGTTATACGAGTTCGTGGAAAAGGGGGGTTTCTTAAGTGAGTGATGAGGTCTAAAAGATActaaggttgtgtt includes the following:
- the LOC115983246 gene encoding NADPH:quinone oxidoreductase-like; translated protein: MAKPIIKVAAVCGSLREGSFHRGLVRAAIQLCQESVREIQIEQVEINQLPLLNTDLEGQGTFPPAVEAFRQKIKEADSILFASPEYNFSIAAPMKNAIDWASRPPNAWANKAAAIVSTGGNGGGERAQYHLRQVGVFIDLHFINTPLFSLNAFEQPAKFDKDGNLISAETKERLKGVLLALHEFTLRIQGK